GGTCTCGCTATCTTCCAGCTTTGCAAAAAGGTACGTTGGGGCAAATTAGGTTTGTTGCGCAGTCTGTTCATTTGTTAATACTGTTCGTATCATCTTTTCTCCCCACAGCTGGCCGCCGATAGCCACCATCCGCACATTGCCGCCCACGGACCGTGGGATGCGGGCCGATCTTTCGTGCAACCTGCTTTCGATGGTCAGGATATTGCGTACAGTGCTTACGCTTAGACCTACAACGGAAAAAAACGGACCGGATTGAAACACGCACTCCTCTCCCCCGAAAGAAAGGGgacaaataatttatttaacttatttgTAACGAATGTACACGAGAAGACTTTGCAAAGGCACTATGCTTTATGCGCTCAATAAACGAAACCCAAATCGAAACGAAACAATGTACtgaattgaattgattgaTGAAGTAGCGGTTAAGCATTTTATTTCCTTGCTTAAAGTTGAACACAAAATTTACGCTAGTGGAAATAGCTTTCTCTCTTTACGTACAAACTACGCGAATCCACATGCTGGTGGATGGGCTTCAAATTCGTGTCCACAGGTGTGAAGGTCCGGTATCGATCACCAATTTCACTTCCGATTTGAGTGCGCGAAGTAGCCGTGTCATATGCCAGTCCGGGTCGCTTAAGCATGGCAAACACGTAgcccaccaggcgtctccatgtTATTGTTCGTTGTTTTCGTTTCTGCATGATGTGGAGAAAATGGGTACGCATTGGGCCGCGCGATTTGATTGTATCGTTTCCGTTTCGATGAATAGCGGTGTGGCTTCTAATTTCTATTTTGCCAAAACCAGGTAGACATGCGTTAGGAGTGCCAGAGAATGTCTGCAGTTATTTCTTTTCCACGTTGGTAGAAAACCATTTTCGAGGTTAATGAGACGCACTGCTGCTACGTGTTCATTGGTTTATCATATATGCCTGATGACCCATTTTGTATTTCGTGTGATTGTAATACGTGAGACATTGTTCAGCATACGCATGTTGCTACTGTTACAATGGTAGGAAGGGTAGCATCATCGTTGATTGTTGACCAGTTATAAAGATGATTGACAATGAGCATTGATGTGACCATAAAAGTGTAACCCTATATGAATAACTTTGATGTAGATTTGTTCGTAATTGGTATAATTCTTAATATGCAGAGTTTTTTGGTCATAACAGATAATGTGATAGCTTCTAGAAAACCACCCAAGGGCGTTAGATTTTTTCGGGTTAAATGATTCagctttcttcttctatcAAACAGGAACATTTCCAAGCGCAAGCGCAGTTACTATGAGGCTCGATtgcgggcatgttgttactcATGGATTTATCTCATACTTACTCATGTATGATAGTTCCACAAGTGATGATACAACAGCATTACATACTCATCTTACACTAGGTTGGAGATTTTTTTAGACTTCAACATTCTTCTGCACAATTTTAGTGATGTAGCTAAGCCAAGCCGGATAAACTTTGTTCTTATAATTCTACACATTTCTAATAAACAGTAAATTTTTGGCATGTTCTATTACTTCTTCGGCACTATAATTTCTGTAGCAAAGATAATTAGATGCAGTTTTATTtatcttgttcttcttcgttttTAGGGTAACAAGCGTAGAAGGTTTAGCCTTTTATTAGTTTGTTATggttttgattatttgtttttttttcacataatcAGAAAAATCTTTCTTAGTCACTTAtggttttgtattatttatttattttttcatcacATTATCAGACAAATAGGACACGTCATGAAGAGGAACTACTCTTCTCAAGAAGAGAACCTACTCAAGGCCTCCCTGTACCACTAAGGAGcatggctttcagtgacttattgataaaccttagcaggatagtcagtcctacgtatggggacacggttaagtcgtacaagttgacgactatacTACGGGACCAAAAgataaatttaaatgtttacaAAAGCAGTGCAATACAGTAGTACAcgcaatttcattttttttctcaaactAAGTAGAATATCTTTTATTTAAGACAtgatttttaatataaaagcTACAACAGTTACCAATAAATGCTAAACCATTTCATATACTTGCTTTCATTGCTAACACATCTTCTGATAGCAAAACTGAATAAATAACCTTAAACAGTAGAAGAAGCACAACTCTCTGCCCATAAGTTGCTGAAGGAAACAATTGCAAATACTTTCATTTTCACCCTTTTTTACGATTATGGTAATAGTCCAAACTGTGCCCGGCTAATTTACAACCGAACCAAAATGCAGCATTTTACTGGTTCGTGTCTACTGTGCTACTTCCGCCTTGTCGCGTAACCGTAATAACAAACACGGCCGAAATCAACGGCTTCACGTCGACATCCTGCTTGCACTTGCCGAGCATTCCCATGCGTTGGGATGTAATAAAAGAGGACAAGACATACAGCACCGAAATATTGCAGCCCAAAACTACTTGGCAGGCATTAAAACATGGCCATCGAAAAGCGATTGCACAAACAACGGCCCCACTGGCGGGTTAGGTGGGAGGTTGGGAAAGTGGTAGCATGCATtccaaatgaaaacaaaaagataatAAATCGGAGCGCGTGACCCAAGCGGAAGTGACCGGGTTGATTTGCAGACGACCGACCAGCGGGTATGAAATTAAATGGCGCTTACGCTATCATAGCGGGCAAGTACGAAATTCCCGCCCTCCGgaagtgtctgtgtgtgtgtatgtatacgCGTGCTTGTGCTATGCTAAGCGAACGAGGTAAGGCTAGGCAAGCTTAGGTCAGCTGGCAAAGTGTTAGCTGCTTTAGCACGGGCTTGCGAAGAAGCGTTCGGAGAGAAAGTGATCATTCTTGAGCGTAGCGGCGTGGCCATCGCGAACAAGTAGGCCTCCGCACAGTGCCCGGGAATTGCGGTCGAAATTCTTCCCTTCCCCAATCGAGTGTGAGTGCGCTTGAGCGGGACGGGAACGACTGCGCGCCTGTCATGCATACATAATCGCGTCATCGTCGTCAGCTTTTCGCCGTTCGGCCCCACAGCACCAAATCGACGAAATGGAGCATTGGCTGAAAATCGAAATCCCACTAGCCACATCTTAGGGTGGGTGTAATGCTGGCCcgctttttgttgctgtattttgctttttgtgcTTCGATTGCATCTCACTCGCACCGTACTCCACCCAAGGGTGTACGTATGTGGTGACGATCGTACGTAGCCGTATCGAACGCTTGGTCGATTGGGTGTTGCGCGACCAAAAACGGCCAAAGCTCGCCAGTTTGCTTATTTGGTGACGCGCTGTACCGTAGTGCGGCCGCATTCGACGTGCCAACCCGGTCGATCCACACGCCAGCAAGCCGAACCACCAGCGGAGCAGCGCGACCGAACCAGGGGGTCGTTGGAAAGTCTCGTCTGCGCGTCGGCGGGTGTATAAAACAGTGGTGTCGTTCCAAATACCCTATCATTAGCCTTCCGTCATTTGCTTAATCAACATACCACCGCACCGCACCCAGGACACTGAGTGTCGAgcgacaaagagagagagagtgtgtgtgtgtgagagagcaCGAAACAGTgtctgtgtgagtgagtgtgagagcgtgtgcgtgcgtgcagtGCGTTAGTTATCCTAATCGCGGGTTGAATCCTTGCGCTTCTTTCGTTTAGCCAAAATGATGCCGACTCGAACCCGTTCGCTGGTGTTGGTGGCTGTGGTGGCGCTGGTTGCGGGTGTCGCCTCCGGTGCCTCGATCGCGTCCAATCTGGTCGAGGAGGAGCGACCAAGGATCGCGTCCAGCGAGGAGCTGCTGTCGTCGATCGTGAACGAGTGCTTCGACGGTGCTTCGGCCATGGGCTGCCTGAAGGGCAAGGTGCTGCTCTACCTGGACGGTATGCTGGGACTGCGCGAGGAGGAGGCACGCGCCTTCGAGGAGCGTAATGTGGATGAGGTGATCTTCGACCGCGTCGGACGTGTGCTGGCCACCCACGAGTTCCGCGTTCAGCTGCCGGAAGATACCGTCGTCAGCTACCGCGCCGATAAGGGTCTGGACATTGACGTGGTGCCGGCGGGTCTCGCTACCGGTGAGTATTACGCTaatgcagacacacacacgcacatacattTTACACCTCGCCTACACTCGGATACGGTACTAACCCAatgccccccctccccataCACTCCGATCCCGTCCGTTTGTTCGGTGTGTCTCTCGCTCCAACAGAAGCGGCCCGTGGTCACTTACTGAAGAAGAAACTACTGCTTccagtgttgctgctgctgaagctgaAGATGAAGGCGCTGATGCCGATCTTCCTCGGGCTGATCGGACTGAAGGCGATGAAGGCGCTCATCCTGTCCAAGCTGGCGATCACGATGGTGCTCGGCTTCCTGATTGCCCAGCTGGTGAAGAAGTCCGGCCTGGGCATGCCCATGTCGATGATGCCCATGATGATGCCCCAGGCTCCGGCTGCTGAGTATGGTGCACCGGTGCCTGCTACCTCTACGCCGGCCTCCAGCTACGAACCATCGTCCTGGGACTCCTCCTCCGGCCCGTACTCGCGCCACTGGGAGCCGTCGACTTCCGGTTCGTCGCACAACCTCGCCTACAGCTCGTACTATCCCAGCTCGAGCGGTTCCAGCTCGTACACGGCGTACAACGCTGGATCCAGCAGCTCCTCGGCCGTTGGTTCCGGTagctcttcctcttcctcctctccctcGTCCGGAGCTtcatcgtcgtcttcgtcgtcgtcgaatGCAGCGCACGCTTACTAGAAAGCGCACCGCCTCGCACCAGTCACGTAGACCCGTACACCAAAGCGAAGACGCAAACGTAGGATAGTCTCCCCACCGGGAGTCATACTTCgagccattttttttctttcttcttagTCAACAGCGACTCAAAAAGTGAAACAACCTTACTTGGAAGGTTTCGAACGAACAGCGGTACCGTCCAATGGTCCATCGCCACTATCCCGTGATTGGACGACCGTATTCCAATCAGTTACTATCGGAGGAACTGTGGCGATGGTTGTTGACGAAGGGTGCACAAAATTTGAGTAAATTCTGTTAACGCTAGTTGGCATGTGGGAGGGTTCATAGCTTAAGCCCTTTTCGTTTCCTTTCCCATCCTTGCGACCTATTTATTGTCTCCTAATGCGAAACGTTATTTATTGAATgaggaaataataataaacaaatcgaCGAAAATCTATCAAAGCGAAACTCTGATAAGATAATGCATAAATTATGGTTTTTATTTAtcatacttacttacttacttatccggcgctacaaccgcaattttttatttatcataCTCTTCTTTATTTTGTACTTTTGAATTGCATAGAGCAAAAAGTTTTGGTAAGTACAATGTGCCAATGGTTTGGTAAATAGTAGTGAAAGAAAGCaatatttgaaacaaaataatcaaaatcaataaacaaaatcaaataaacaaaataaacaataaaataaacaaaactatCAAAATGTACAAATGTATGCTGAAAATatgtattgatttatttatttaattatattttacattATGGAATATGGGTGCCCATATGGTTGAATATGGGTGCCAGGTTTGTTCACCGCTAACAAATGCACAATTTATGttgttatttcaattttatgtTGTTGTAATATGACATAACCTAAAAACTACGacatcaaaataataaaaaaaaataatgtaaatgtATATTTGTATGTACGTATAAAATTTACGTTACGAAACAATACGAACTAATACGTATGtatatttatatgttttgGATATGTTTTGGTTATAAAGATTAAAAATGTGATCAATGCCTGAACATGTGAGGATAACATTTGTTTAAAGAGATATACATTTTTGCAATAATAAAGTTTTAACGTATACTGATTGTCCTTTAGCATAATATTTTTTCCTAAATAATAGActgttttttaatttactttcaAAATGATTAAATGTGGTTCTCTATAAATCTTAATATTTCTCCTTTATAagtataataatttaaagaatATACGAATTAGAATATAAGAATTTGATTATGGTTTTCATGAGGCGTACCCattgtgcgtttttttatcGTAACGCTATGTAACGCTTTACAGCGAAGACACACACCCATCGTTTGTAGACTGCTCGAAAAAGTCTAGCACTTCACAACGATGAAGAAATCTCGATGAACGTTCAAAATTTTCAACCAAGTCGTTGCATTCCCATTTCATTTGTGTTAAATGTTTTTtcaattaatgttttgtttgaattttgtaCCGTAAAGTTCATTGAATATGCTTTAATGCTTTAATACGATCATCAGATCTCATTCGATCATTGCACTATTTGGTCTAACTATTAAATCTCCGTCCACATAAAcatgaaagaaaaatgatttcTCTCATAAAAACTAGTTTCATGTAATACATACTATACAACGATTTATTAGTCACTAATGGTGGCTGCGATGTGCCCACACGTACGACCACGATAAACTACGCCTCGACAAACTACCTTCCACTTTATATGGTGCAACGTCTGTCGGACGGCTAAGCTGAACGATGACGTACAGAGCGGACGACTCCGACACCATTCCATCAGGTGGTCGGTGCAAACGAAATCGAAAGTGATTTAATAGTTCATTATTCATCCGTTGCTTTttcactgacacacacacacagatctAGCCACCCACCTCATCGTAAGGGAGTGTGAAAGGTGGGCAACCGTGCGCGCACCGGACACGTCCacacttccttccttccttggtAAGGTGTCCGTCTACCAGGCCGCCGTGGCATCAGTTCATTTGCAACTCgtacttttttctgtttgtttgctgttgttcttATTACTTTTACTCCTTCTTCTCTACCACTTCCTTGTTCGCCCTCACAGACAATTCGCGCGCGCTCTAACGCGGCCGATGATTTATTGTTTGCCTACCGGGCTTAATGATGATGTTTATTCCATCACTTATCCTCTCGTTGACTTCTCGTCGGTCGCCCTCGCCCTTGCGTCGGGTGGGGTGGGTCGCGTTCGGTAGACCTTCAAGATTGCAGGTGATGCTTTTATCAATGGTGGTAAGTGACAAAACAGGATTTCAATTACTTTACAAGTGAAGCAAGCAATCTAAAATAACATATAATTTTGTCGTGCTTTTTTGataagttttgaaatgttataCATGGTTTAATAAAGCGCAATATTAGCTATTTTGGAAAGAATGTTACgcatattgcatacattttaatGCTATTTTTTCTGGTTAACGTGTTAATGTAttgaagttttattttattccataATGCGCGTATAGTTTCTATaaagtaaacaaattaatttaagtataaaaggTATAAAAGGTACGAATTCGCCCAACATCAGCCcaaggaaaaacaacaacaaataaatgCTACCAAGGAATGCGGaattcgttttgtttggtaTGCCGAGAGGAAATTATGCATCGTAACGCGTAACGCCTAACGCTTCGTTGCTCCGCTGATTCGTAATTAACCGATGGTCTCTTACGCGACCGGCACTCGCAGTCTTCGGATCAACGAACGGTTACGTAAAACATTCCGTGCTTTTCACCCATCACCATGGCGAGTCCACACAACAGCGGTGTTAGTGTGGTGTTGGCTGAGGCGGCAAACGATCTTAGATACGCCTTGCTGTACGCAGTAACATTAGTTGATGACCTGTCCGTTGGTTGAATTGGCGAAGAAAGCATCACTGACAAATGTCAAGGGAAATCCATAAACAGAGGTAAAAAACACTGtccaaaaagaaacattttctATGGGATGCGAATAAAAGATGAATGTTTCTTCGAAAGAAATCGAACTCCTATGAAGCTGGcatacatacactcacaccTCTTTGGCGAATTGTCCACCTCTATAGCTGAGGCCACAGTGAGTGCTACGGGGCGACACACCGTTGATCAGGAAGTGTTGCATGAAGCTAACTATAATTACACCCATTTTCAGTACCGGGGCAAGGTGCATTCAACCTGCATTGCAACGGCGTTTGTTTACGCGTAATTTGTCTCTATTGATTGGTGGATTGGAGTTTCCTGCACTAGGTTAGGTGCGTACTATCTCCGAACGCTCTCTGTCTGCGTGAGCGTTTGTATGCATTTTTAGTGCTATTTAAGATGACTTAAATGGTAGCCATTATCGTTACATCAACCCTTCCTCGGGAAGGGAGGTTGTCGCATCACACCCCTTACGCCAAGCCAAGCTCAATCGATCGCAAAAGCACAAAAAGGGTTCTGGGGAAGCTTTCACTGTTGCTATGGCACCGATCCGGTAATGGGATGCATTCAATTGCCGAAATAAACATTCCGCCCCAATCGGAAGGAAGGATGTTATGGCTTCGTATTTACATCCGCCGCCAGTGACGGTGTGCCTGCCGATGCACGGCAGCACGGCCGGAACGCGACAGAATGATTGGAATTTCAAATCCAACCACTGCATGACAATGCCCGAGGATGGTGCAACAAATCGAATCCACAGACAATTTTTCGTATTACTTAAGTTTTGAGGGATTTTGATGGAACCAAAGCAGGGAAAAAATGATTGTTACAATGTGCGTTAACACATAAACCTAGCTATTTTACTTTGCTATATCCTTGGAAgtggaaagagaaaaaacccAATAAGTATAGCTTAACGCTGATCAACATTTTTCGTCTGATCTGTACATATCCACTGACTAATGTACAATGCTCGAATCAATGGTACGTTCCATTAAAAAGCGATCTATAATTCATACGTCGCAAGCCGCCCCCGGCACTTACGATCGGTCACTGATTGTTGGCCTTCTGCTGCTTTACTAACTAGCGGATCGTGCAAAGAGAAAGACCCAAAACTGACGTTAGCTGGGTACAAGATCCTTCTCCTGCTACCACTACCACTGCCAGATCCGACTGCGATCGCTTCCGACATTGACCAGGCGCTTGTTTCTTGATCCCTTTTGCGTCCCTTAGGTCAGTGATTTGCGAGTCAAAACTGGGGCCACCAAAGTAAACTCCCCCTTCTTTAGATCCTGCTGATCGGGCGCGATTCATGGTCACGGAGCAGCCGGATGTCACCTAGGGAAAAGGGAGAGATAAACGGTAGTCCTTGTTGCATATTTCTGCACCAGATGCAGAACGTCGCCGGGCATGAAAAGGAGTCGCTCGACAGAAAGTAGCCCAACAAAAGTGGCCGGCCGATGCACCGGTTTGAGGGTGTTCGGGAATGCTCTTTAAACCGCTTGAACGGTGTTTTGTATCGGTCGCTTCATTTACCGGCCATCCGTGGCCGCAGTCGACCCCGGTCCGATGAACTTTGGTGCGTTCGAAATTGTTTGCTTTCGCTCAAAGTTTAACGACACCGTGGGCCAAATTTATGCTCCCGGTGTTAGGTGTCGGCAGGGAACTGGGTGACCAATGggacaaaaagcaaaaaaaaaacgaaaacagccGACACAAGAAATCCGTAAGCGGTGGTGCAGGGCATCGAttgcaattttgcaaaaaaaaagaaaagaaaaataacgcacTGCGCGTTTCCTGCACCCGCGAAGAAGGCGGCATGCCGATACCATTATGTTGTGATTAGAATGAAGCTTCTGCACCTGAAGGGAAGGGTGTTTgcgatgcatttttttacacttCGCTGTGGAGTGTAGCCGATCGCGGTTTGAACCGACCGCACGAATGGGAATGGAAATTCCAGGGAAGACCCGTAACCTGATCCGTCACTGCACCCAACGTTCCCAGGAGGTCCGATTGGATGGAACCGGTGCAACGCAACGGGTCACGCTCCCCCTAGTACGGGAGGGTATAATGGGAGGATGTTTTTTGTGAGGTTGTTTTTTGAAACTCTGGTGAATGACTGGTTCTGGGCCGAACTGCTGATGGTGGCAAACGCCAAAAATACTACGAAACCCCTTCCGCAAGGGGGCATTGTATCGACTCCCGGGGTGGTTAATTCATTCGCGATCGCGAAGGGCAAGGCGAAGCCGGACGAGGTTGTGCGATGGGCGATGGGGTGAGTGTCGAGCAAATTAAACACGCGTTCCGTGGAATAAACAGTATCGGATTGGTTTTCTGTTTACATTTGCATAAAAACGTTGATATGCTTTGCTGTTggggttttttggttttattggcCGCACGCCTGGGAGCATTGGTGAATGAAGGCGCTATTGCTGGTGTATTTGTAATGGTGGCGGTTTTGTCGATCATGAGTTTGTAGTATACATTGCTGGAATGAACGCTGGCTGcagtatttttatttcaattttatacAATAACAAAGAAACCATTGTCATGATGCTGGGTACATCGATTAGAAGATATGTGTTTGTGCACGTAACAGTAAACATTCAAACCAAAATGTTGACTCTTTTCCAGATATTCATATGATTTATACCAAATTCACATTCAACCCGCACAATGTGTTGATCGATGATACAAACCTCTCCAGTACAGCACTCCGTCGAACCATAGAACCAACGAAACTGTGTGTATACTGGCCATAATCGCCCCATAAGTACGGCAAGAAACGAAGAGCTACCGAAAACCCGCGGTACCGAAATACCCAAAGTCGGAGTCCTTCAATCACTGCTAAACTCTTCATTACCAAAcaatgttgttttgctttggcgAGCGTGCTACCTGCGCACGGCCATGTAAAAGGCACTCAGGCACCGCGGCGGCACAGAGCCCAAAAGCAAATGAaacgtttaaaaaataacaatccaTCCAGCCAGCCTGCAGTCGGGTCGGCGTCCCGGGTGCCTTGTCTTGTGTTGAGCAGTGTTTGGAAGATTCCAGCCGTACAATACGGGATGTCGAATGTCCCATTTTCTGTGCTGGTACCCGATAAGGCTCGACCCGGGTGGTTTGGTGTGCGATTGTGTATCGTTATGGCCAATGGTAAGAAGAAATGGCTTCAGCGGTGGCAGCGGTAGTGACCGCTGGTGGATGTATGTTGAGCACGAGCTAAACACACGACTGCCAAAATATTGACAAAAATTGTaagggttttttgtgtgtgtgtgtgtgtgttggtgtgttacTGACCGGTCTTGCCCGCGTGCGCCTTCTTTAGGGAAGCTAGCCGCGCCCAATATGGATACGGGCGGGTCCATTTTCGGCCTCGAGATCCTTCTACGGTGGCATCGATGCATATCGCGTTGAGCATTTGGATCGACGCGAAAGGGAACGAGATGACTTAAAGGTCTGCCGCGCGACAGGGAACTGCTTGGCAGCTGGTCTGTGGTTTGGCGAGCGGGCTGacaagtgttttgtttgtgttagaGATTATCCTTGAGTGGCAGCACTTGCTGGATGGATTTGCAGTGCAACAGGGTCCCAGAGACGGCTGTAGCTTTGAGCCTGCAAACCCGACACGGGCAGATTGTCTGTAGAAGCCAATAGGTTTACTTCAGTCTGTGCACTAATTTTACAAAGTGAATGCTAGAAATCGAAAAGTATTGTGATGATGTGTGAATGCATTTGAAAATTACTCGCAAACTCATATACATAATAAATGATGTTCTACACAATCGAGTACACAATATTCAGTCGCCGATCGTCAACGAACGCTCAAattcaaagcaaaaaagatTGTCCATAAGCATAGATTGCACATGGCCCTTTGTTATCTTCGGTGATCGCTGGTACtgggcagtgtgtgtgtgtgtgtgtgtgtgcgcgggtgCGGCTTTACCTTTTGAAGACCATATTTGAACGTGCTGTCGCCTGCAGAAAGGGCTGCATTTGCCATACCATCATCGCCCGCTCATGCTTCACACAAATGCGTCGCGCAGCCGAATTCTTCCCGTGTGGGTTTCAGGGACGATTGTTTTCTGCAAAACCGGGGGTTCGAAGTTTCTAACCGAAACGCGAAACCGCGACAAAGTGCACCCGCGACCGATCATTTTTGGGGCGGCATTTGACGAGATGATGATGTTATTGTGTTTGCCGCTAACTGTGCGCTTGGGCCAAAAGGCACGGGACCCAACTAGGGGTGCA
This is a stretch of genomic DNA from Anopheles merus strain MAF chromosome 2R, AmerM5.1, whole genome shotgun sequence. It encodes these proteins:
- the LOC121588839 gene encoding uncharacterized protein LOC121588839 isoform X1, encoding MMPTRTRSLVLVAVVALVAGVASGASIASNLVEEERPRIASSEELLSSIVNECFDGASAMGCLKGKVLLYLDGMLGLREEEARAFEERNVDEVIFDRVGRVLATHEFRVQLPEDTVVSYRADKGLDIDVVPAGLATEAARGHLLKKKLLLPVLLLLKLKMKALMPIFLGLIGLKAMKALILSKLAITMVLGFLIAQLVKKSGLGMPMSMMPMMMPQAPAAEYGAPVPATSTPASSYEPSSWDSSSGPYSRHWEPSTSGSSHNLAYSSYYPSSSGSSSYTAYNAGSSSSSAVGSGSSSSSSSPSSGASSSSSSSSNAAHAY
- the LOC121588839 gene encoding uncharacterized protein LOC121588839 isoform X2; protein product: MMPTRTRSLVLVAVVALVAGVASGASIASNLVEEERPRIASSEELLSSIVNECFDGASAMGCLKGKVLLYLDGMLGLREEEARAFEERNVDEVIFDRVGRVLATHEFRVQLPEDTVVSYRADKGLDIDVVPAGLATVLLLLKLKMKALMPIFLGLIGLKAMKALILSKLAITMVLGFLIAQLVKKSGLGMPMSMMPMMMPQAPAAEYGAPVPATSTPASSYEPSSWDSSSGPYSRHWEPSTSGSSHNLAYSSYYPSSSGSSSYTAYNAGSSSSSAVGSGSSSSSSSPSSGASSSSSSSSNAAHAY